The following proteins come from a genomic window of Nicotiana tomentosiformis chromosome 12, ASM39032v3, whole genome shotgun sequence:
- the LOC138903165 gene encoding nuclear matrix constituent protein 1b-like, whose product MIREARALKTLSVEGGHRREDPFHDYFTGVEDATRMSDLEVSRKDSGEASGLFNEVQRALNRASVLHREECSRSRAELSRYEADLRRLTEERNALRLRCEQREEEIKDLRAELTKAHQDQTYLIEQVMKILKTHGLDSGSEANISISQLQQKLEMIEQLREEVDIIKAETLGWKESMDRLAADKEVVRAQLSLAESQLQGMKERSSVQARKIEELEARLTFELAKAKSEAEKAKAEADAFVAVYRADAETAQVQARKASETSQTRAYWVVELAKCQSRRETLEEIHARGFDLTEEIKKAKELEAEAGALASDDDDDDESKSRSESGEELDGEEASPGDNQEP is encoded by the exons atgattcgagaggctcgggccttgaagaccctttCTGTCGAAGGAGGCCACAGAAGGGAGGATCCCTTTCATGATTATTTTActggggtcgaagatgctaccCGCATGAGCGATTTGGaagtctcgaggaaggactcgggTGAGGCATCGGGCCTTTTTAACGAAGTACAGCgagctttgaatcgg GCCTCAGTGCTTCATCGAGAAGAATGTTCTCGGTCCCGAGCTGAGCTTAGTCGGTACGAGGCCGACCTCCGAAGGCTCACGGAAGAGAGAAATGCCCTTAGACTTCGTTGTGAGCAAAGAGAAGAggagatcaaggacctccgagccgagttgaccaaggctcaccaagatcagacctatctgatcgagcaggtaatgaaaatcttaaaaactcatgggctcgattcaggATCagaggctaatatttcgatctcacagctgcagcagaagctcgagatgatcgaacagcttcgtgaggaggttgaTATAATAAAGGCGGAGACTTTGGGGTGGAAAGAAAGCATGGATCGCCTTGCTGCAGATAAAGAGGTTGTTCGAGCCCAATTATCTTTGgccgaaagtcaacttcaaggcatgaaggagaggagctcggttcaagcaagaaaaatagaggagcttgaAGCTCGGTTGACTttcgaacttgccaaggccaaatctgaagctgaaaaggcaaaggccgaggcggatgcattcgtggctgtctatcgggccgatgccgaAACTGCTCAAGTACAAGCGAGAAAGGCATCTGAGACCTCTCAAACTCGAGCATACTGGGTtgttgaactcgccaaatgccaatctcggagggagaccctcgaggaaatccatgctcgaggtttcgatctcaccgaagagataaaaaaggctaaagaactTGAAGCCGAAGCtggagccttggcttccgatgatgatgatgatgatgagagcaAGAGCAGGTCTGAGAGTGGGGAGGAGCTCGATGGAGAAGAGGCTTCTCCCGGAGATAATCAGGAACCTTAG